DNA from Deinococcus arcticus:
CCGCCCCCCATGGCGATCCCGACATCACTCTGGGCCAGGGCGGGGGCGTCATTGATGCCGTCCCCGACCATCGCCACGCCACCCTGCGCTTTGTAGCTGGCAATGAGGCGCAGTTTGTCTTCGGGCAGCAACTCGGCCTGCACGTCCAGCCCCAGGTCACGGGCGATGGCCTGCCCGGTGCGGGCGTTGTCGCCCGTCAGCATGACCGTTTGAATGCCCAGGTCCTTCAAGCGGGCGAGTGCGGCGCGGGCGTCGGCGCGAGGTTCGTCGCGGATGGCGAGCACCCCCAAAGGCGTGGCGCCGTCCAGCAGCACCACAGCGGTGCGGCCCTGCGCCTCGAACTGAGTGATGGTGCTGAGAAGCGCCGGACTCAGGGGGGCGAGTGCTGCTGCGTGACGCGGGGAACTCACACTCAGGGTGCGGCCCTCCACCGTGGCGCTCGCTCCCTTGCCTGGCAGGGCCTGCGCGTCCTGAGCGGCGGGGATGGTCACGCCCTCCTGCTGCGCGGCCGCCGTGATGGCCTTGGCCAGCGGGTGACTGCTGCCGAACTCCACGGCGGCCGCCAGACGCAGGACGTCCGACCGGCCCAGCTGTTCGCCCACAACGTCGGTGACCCGTGGCCGGCCGGCGGTCAGGGTGCCGGTCTTGTCAAAGGCAATGGTTTTCACTGAGCCGATGGTTTCCAGCGCCGCGCCGCCCTTGATCAGCAGGCCACGCCGGGTCCCGGCACTGATGGCGCTGGTGATGGAGGCAGGTACGCTCAGCACCAGCGCGCAGGGGCAGCCGATCAGCAGCAGGCTGATGCCCTTGTACAGCCAGTCGTGCCAGAGCCCACCGAAGAACAGGGGCGGCACCAGGGCGACCAGGGCGGAGACCAGGACGACCCCAGGGGTGTAGTACCGGCTGAACCGGTCAATGAAGCGCGCGGTGGGGGCTTTGCTGCCTTCGGCTTCTTCCACCATGTGGATGATGCGCGCGATGGTGTTGTCGGCCGCTGCCTTGTCCACCCGGAGGTGCAGGGTGCCGTCCGTGTTGATGCTGCCGGCGTAGACGGCGTCGCCGGGGCCTTTGACCACGGGCACACTTTCGCCGGTCACGGGGCTGTCGTCGAGACTGGAGGTGCCGGTCAGGATGGTGCCGTCGGCGGGCACGCGCGCGCCGGGGTTGACCTGCACGGTCTGGCCGACCTGAAGGGTGTCGGCGGGGACTTCCCGGGGTTGGGGGCCGTCGAGCAGCAACGCGGTTTTCGGGGCCAGGGCGGCGAGCGCCTGAATACCGGCGCGCGCCCGGCCAGCGGCCACGCCTTCAAGCAGTTCACCGACCGCGAAGAAGAAGACCACCACGGCGCCCTCGGCGGCTTCCCCGATGGCCACAGCGCCAATCGCCGCCAGGCTGACCAGCATGTTGATGCTGAACGGGTCCCCGAGGCGGGCACTGGCGAGCGCCTTTTTC
Protein-coding regions in this window:
- a CDS encoding heavy metal translocating P-type ATPase; this translates as MTPTTRKDHPDHLTYFVEGMDCASCVQTVERMVATLPGTSEVKTSFTKQTLTLHLDEGQTPRGTLEKNLKSLGYAPSLLGPAASAGPQGHDPHAGDHAGHTHEVAPAGTPWYRTGQGRLVVVSGALLALAWLLGFLQPSLSTAGYIAATLLGVWPLAKKALASARLGDPFSINMLVSLAAIGAVAIGEAAEGAVVVFFFAVGELLEGVAAGRARAGIQALAALAPKTALLLDGPQPREVPADTLQVGQTVQVNPGARVPADGTILTGTSSLDDSPVTGESVPVVKGPGDAVYAGSINTDGTLHLRVDKAAADNTIARIIHMVEEAEGSKAPTARFIDRFSRYYTPGVVLVSALVALVPPLFFGGLWHDWLYKGISLLLIGCPCALVLSVPASITSAISAGTRRGLLIKGGAALETIGSVKTIAFDKTGTLTAGRPRVTDVVGEQLGRSDVLRLAAAVEFGSSHPLAKAITAAAQQEGVTIPAAQDAQALPGKGASATVEGRTLSVSSPRHAAALAPLSPALLSTITQFEAQGRTAVVLLDGATPLGVLAIRDEPRADARAALARLKDLGIQTVMLTGDNARTGQAIARDLGLDVQAELLPEDKLRLIASYKAQGGVAMVGDGINDAPALAQSDVGIAMGGGTDVALETADAALLRERVSGVADLVALSRATMGNIKVNIAFALGLKAIFLVTTLLGYTNLWMAILADTGATALVTANALRLLRWKAQEAPTSPAPLTDAAVPA